A genomic window from Anthocerotibacter panamensis C109 includes:
- a CDS encoding class I SAM-dependent methyltransferase, producing the protein MSSIRTAEHFSRQAGAYAHSPAHAAGEDLDWVEAFAEPHLDDLCLDIATGPGHTAFRLAPKVRCVLGLDLAQGMVEQAQLLAQERGIPQAIFLVGDAQALCFAPKTFHLVTCRIAPHHFSDVALAMREVARVLKEGGRFVLEDSLAPEDPAQALFLARLEVLRDPTHIQSLSLNAWNTVLEQAGLKITRQTVCRKVRSFERWVHLAGLCTEQTQELVTQILAAPPRVRDRFFGVEGTQVHTFFDEKLICRAERVG; encoded by the coding sequence ATGAGTTCTATCCGCACGGCTGAACATTTCTCCCGTCAAGCTGGAGCGTACGCTCATAGTCCCGCCCATGCCGCAGGCGAAGACCTGGATTGGGTGGAAGCTTTTGCTGAACCGCATCTGGACGATCTGTGTCTGGACATCGCCACAGGACCCGGTCACACGGCTTTTCGCCTTGCGCCTAAAGTCCGCTGTGTGCTCGGTCTGGACTTGGCTCAGGGGATGGTGGAACAGGCACAACTTTTAGCGCAGGAGCGGGGGATTCCCCAGGCTATCTTTCTGGTGGGCGATGCTCAAGCGCTGTGTTTTGCACCCAAGACGTTCCATCTGGTCACCTGTCGTATTGCGCCGCACCACTTCAGCGATGTAGCCCTGGCAATGCGTGAAGTGGCGCGGGTCTTGAAGGAGGGGGGGAGGTTCGTCCTCGAAGACAGTCTTGCACCTGAAGACCCTGCTCAGGCGCTTTTTCTGGCGCGTCTGGAGGTCCTGCGCGACCCCACCCACATCCAGTCTCTGAGCCTCAACGCCTGGAATACTGTTCTGGAGCAGGCGGGGCTCAAGATCACCCGCCAGACGGTCTGCCGCAAAGTCCGCTCTTTTGAACGTTGGGTGCACTTGGCAGGGCTCTGCACAGAGCAAACTCAGGAACTGGTAACCCAAATTCTGGCAGCACCACCCAGAGTGCGCGACCGGTTTTTTGGGGTGGAAGGGACGCAGGTCCACACTTTTTTTGATGAAAAGCTGATCTGTCGCGCCGAACGGGTCGGTTAG
- a CDS encoding sensor histidine kinase yields MKTIGLSFLRSANRTTLWLILTAAVLWGWVLPQIPLAYDLEFATADSLVRLDPAPHPTGVQVLLFKGQDPLTDRILFSRRVEQILAGGARGVILNLPEDFDTPLKPRGRLSFALPRACFTALETDLDCPLRQVVARHHKQLILITRASSGPQPRRVQTYNHFQSLTEDGERYRYSLEEVLAVQGIAVDGDGIVRRLRPSALYTDIYNSGPWVLQPAAVLAAAKWGHVDAPAPLPNLRLAPAGTVAVHAADAHCPTQGSCTGVRDKIVILGPPSLPIPTIFGEMDPLEVQAQMFAAVLHRDFYGQPGPFLTGGIVVVISVLWLLLLQGFVREDRPIPPAWQWLLVGGGGAILWLGVALLGLWATSVLLPTFVVLGALLTTTALDYGQEVYLRARQTLLNQQQELEQLRRAERQAILNQARKLLYRVATDIHDQELQQLKLVMDDLECYVLSPKPQAIDHVLDQLQDIGRGIRDELSNIRTLAEKLEITPQLKQGLHQGIRAQLEEARAKGDLVVRLETDLEPLAEPLDQSQWLDAREDIFRFFREALTNALRHSQPPRGTSTYLKVMLKRNGNGGLLVVENDGAAHVQTFGDRNPGYGTKAMNTISSSLPQGYWKRELLAGGRVKVTLGWDMQSGDEKS; encoded by the coding sequence ATGAAGACTATCGGGCTCTCCTTCCTGCGCTCTGCCAACCGCACTACGCTTTGGCTAATCCTGACCGCGGCGGTGCTTTGGGGCTGGGTATTGCCCCAGATACCACTCGCTTACGATCTGGAGTTCGCGACGGCAGATAGCCTGGTTCGCTTGGACCCTGCCCCCCACCCGACCGGAGTCCAGGTGCTGTTATTCAAGGGACAAGACCCCTTGACTGACCGTATTCTCTTTAGCCGACGGGTCGAGCAAATTCTGGCTGGGGGGGCTCGGGGGGTCATACTCAATCTCCCCGAAGACTTCGATACGCCGCTCAAGCCGCGCGGGCGTCTGTCTTTTGCCCTGCCTCGGGCTTGCTTTACCGCTCTGGAGACCGACCTAGACTGCCCGTTGCGCCAAGTCGTGGCTCGCCATCATAAACAGCTCATCCTCATCACCCGTGCCTCCTCCGGGCCTCAACCGCGTCGGGTCCAGACCTACAACCACTTTCAGAGCCTGACTGAAGACGGGGAACGCTACCGCTACTCCCTAGAAGAAGTCCTCGCCGTCCAAGGAATCGCTGTGGATGGCGATGGCATCGTCCGCAGGCTCAGACCCAGTGCTCTTTACACGGATATCTACAACAGTGGTCCCTGGGTTCTCCAGCCCGCCGCAGTCCTCGCCGCCGCAAAATGGGGCCACGTTGATGCCCCTGCGCCCCTGCCCAATCTACGCCTTGCCCCGGCAGGTACGGTGGCGGTGCACGCTGCGGATGCCCATTGCCCCACCCAAGGTTCCTGCACGGGTGTTCGCGATAAAATCGTCATCCTTGGCCCCCCTAGCCTCCCTATCCCCACGATATTCGGAGAAATGGACCCCCTGGAGGTCCAGGCGCAGATGTTCGCTGCCGTTCTCCATCGGGATTTCTATGGGCAGCCCGGTCCTTTCTTGACCGGGGGGATAGTGGTGGTTATCAGCGTGCTCTGGTTGCTGTTACTACAGGGCTTTGTTCGGGAGGACCGCCCGATTCCTCCAGCTTGGCAGTGGCTTTTGGTCGGGGGAGGAGGAGCCATCCTCTGGTTGGGGGTTGCTCTGTTGGGTCTGTGGGCAACCAGCGTGCTATTGCCGACTTTTGTGGTACTCGGAGCCCTCCTGACCACCACTGCCCTCGATTACGGCCAAGAGGTCTATTTACGAGCACGTCAGACCCTCCTGAACCAACAGCAAGAGTTAGAGCAGTTACGTCGGGCTGAACGGCAGGCAATCCTCAATCAAGCCCGCAAGTTGCTCTATCGGGTAGCTACCGATATCCATGACCAGGAACTCCAACAGCTCAAACTGGTGATGGACGACCTGGAGTGCTATGTCTTGAGCCCCAAACCTCAAGCCATCGACCATGTCCTAGACCAGCTTCAGGACATCGGTCGGGGCATCCGCGACGAACTGAGCAACATCCGCACCCTGGCTGAAAAACTAGAGATCACCCCACAACTCAAACAGGGACTACACCAGGGCATCCGCGCTCAACTGGAAGAAGCGCGCGCCAAAGGCGACCTCGTCGTCCGCCTAGAGACCGACTTGGAGCCTCTGGCAGAGCCCCTAGACCAGAGTCAGTGGTTGGATGCCCGAGAAGATATCTTCCGTTTTTTCCGTGAAGCCCTGACCAATGCCTTACGCCACAGCCAGCCTCCTCGTGGAACAAGCACCTACCTCAAAGTCATGCTCAAACGCAACGGCAACGGAGGACTTTTGGTGGTCGAGAACGATGGAGCCGCCCACGTCCAGACCTTCGGTGACCGCAATCCGGGCTATGGCACCAAGGCGATGAATACCATCAGCAGTTCTCTTCCCCAGGGCTACTGGAAACGCGAACTCCTCGCCGGAGGCCGCGTCAAGGTCACCCTCGGCTGGGATATGCAGTCCGGCGATGAGAAAAGCTAA
- a CDS encoding DUF2808 domain-containing protein, with protein sequence MNLLPRFVVMSLATSLLASPLCAAPVAFAGAVVLREALAYLPDVRYQPATYQFTVAIPVRVERPLARLTIAIPDDAGPFGVNLPRLQEVRVYTPSNPAGPGPYYVAHTLPVQVILEERTLVVNFPQPIAPGETVTVEFQQMRNPDQGGIYLFEINALPAGSEPVRQFVGYGRIAFRDSQSGR encoded by the coding sequence GTGAACCTACTGCCGCGATTTGTCGTGATGAGCCTTGCCACCAGTCTGCTGGCAAGCCCGCTTTGTGCTGCCCCGGTCGCCTTTGCGGGGGCTGTGGTGTTGCGCGAAGCCTTGGCCTATCTCCCTGATGTCCGCTACCAACCAGCGACCTATCAGTTCACCGTCGCCATCCCCGTCCGAGTCGAGCGCCCCCTCGCCCGCCTCACCATCGCCATCCCCGACGATGCAGGGCCTTTTGGGGTCAACCTGCCCCGCTTGCAAGAGGTGCGCGTCTATACCCCGAGCAATCCCGCCGGACCCGGTCCGTACTATGTGGCACATACTTTACCCGTTCAGGTGATCCTGGAGGAGCGGACGTTGGTGGTGAATTTCCCCCAGCCTATCGCCCCAGGAGAGACTGTGACCGTGGAATTTCAGCAGATGCGCAACCCCGACCAAGGGGGTATCTATCTGTTTGAAATCAACGCCCTACCCGCAGGCTCAGAGCCTGTACGCCAATTTGTAGGCTACGGACGGATCGCGTTTCGGGATTCACAATCAGGTAGATGA